The proteins below come from a single Geobacillus thermoleovorans genomic window:
- a CDS encoding YlbG family protein, with protein sequence MFPKRQGIIVWLHSLKYGKQLRKFGNIHYISKRLKYAVLYCDMEQVDHVMKKLASLPFVKRVEPSYRPFLKLEFESKGEKEKDSPYPLG encoded by the coding sequence ATGTTTCCAAAACGGCAAGGGATTATCGTTTGGCTTCATTCGCTGAAATATGGGAAACAGTTGCGCAAGTTCGGCAACATTCATTACATTTCCAAACGGCTGAAGTATGCTGTTCTGTATTGTGATATGGAGCAAGTCGACCATGTAATGAAAAAGCTCGCCTCGCTTCCGTTCGTCAAGCGGGTCGAGCCGTCGTACCGCCCATTTTTAAAACTGGAATTTGAATCGAAAGGGGAGAAGGAAAAAGACTCCCCGTATCCGCTTGGATGA
- a CDS encoding patatin-like phospholipase family protein — MPPKVGLALGSGGARGFAHLGVLKVLEEEHIPISYLAGSSIGALVAVLYASGHGLHRLYRLAQSFRRNDFLDWTVPKMGLIAGERITQFIRLLTKGKRIEEMSPPVAVVAADLQTGEKVVFRQGEAAQAVRASISIPGIFVPAEVNGRLLVDGGVVDRVPVSVVRAMGADIVIAVDVSPLNTKAEIASIADVIWQSLDILQAELVAHRQLASDVMIRPRVEQYSSRAFKDIEEIIARGEEEARKQVGAIRQAIEQWKEPSHE; from the coding sequence GTGCCGCCAAAAGTCGGATTGGCGCTCGGGTCGGGAGGAGCGCGCGGGTTCGCCCATCTTGGGGTATTGAAAGTGCTCGAGGAGGAGCATATTCCGATTTCCTATTTGGCCGGCAGCAGCATCGGCGCGCTCGTCGCCGTCCTTTACGCAAGCGGCCATGGCCTCCATCGTCTCTATCGGTTGGCTCAATCGTTTCGACGCAACGATTTTCTTGACTGGACGGTGCCGAAAATGGGACTGATCGCTGGCGAGCGCATCACGCAGTTTATTCGCTTGTTGACGAAAGGGAAACGAATCGAGGAGATGTCCCCGCCTGTGGCTGTTGTCGCCGCTGATTTGCAGACAGGGGAGAAAGTCGTGTTTCGGCAAGGGGAAGCAGCCCAGGCGGTGCGGGCGAGCATCTCGATTCCTGGCATTTTTGTGCCGGCGGAGGTGAATGGCAGACTGCTTGTCGACGGCGGCGTCGTTGACCGGGTGCCAGTGTCGGTCGTCCGAGCGATGGGAGCGGATATTGTCATCGCCGTCGATGTCTCTCCGCTCAATACAAAGGCGGAAATTGCGTCGATCGCCGATGTCATTTGGCAGAGTCTCGATATTTTGCAAGCGGAACTGGTAGCTCACCGTCAGCTCGCCTCAGACGTTATGATCCGGCCGCGAGTCGAACAGTATAGCTCGCGGGCGTTCAAGGATATTGAGGAAATCATCGCTCGCGGGGAAGAGGAGGCGCGGAAGCAAGTGGGAGCGATCCGTCAAGCGATCGAACAGTGGAAGGAGCCATCACACGAATGA
- a CDS encoding YugN family protein, whose translation MKFENTGLENQTVELSRLDDIMERLGFVRAAQWDYERVTYDRKYVVKEGTYYLRVQGYAIEGNVDSRYALIKLLTPILGKHYYPHGVEYGDDEHFPSSLVSQCQNVLAQVKSELEKIKE comes from the coding sequence ATGAAGTTTGAAAATACCGGACTGGAAAATCAGACGGTCGAACTATCCCGCCTTGATGACATTATGGAGCGCCTCGGCTTTGTACGCGCGGCGCAATGGGATTATGAACGGGTCACATACGACCGGAAATACGTCGTGAAAGAAGGCACCTACTATTTGCGCGTTCAAGGATACGCCATTGAGGGAAACGTCGATTCGCGCTATGCACTCATTAAGCTGCTCACGCCGATTTTAGGGAAACATTACTATCCACACGGCGTCGAATACGGCGATGATGAGCATTTTCCGTCCTCTCTTGTCAGCCAATGCCAAAACGTGTTGGCGCAGGTCAAAAGCGAGCTTGAAAAAATCAAAGAATAA
- the ylbJ gene encoding sporulation integral membrane protein YlbJ, translated as MKQNWGAKWKTVLLASAATLFAFSLICYPKQSLEASIRGLNMWWEVVFPSLLPFFIVSELLISFGVVSFLGVLLEPLMRPLFRVPGVGGFAWAMGMASGYPSGAKLTARLYQEKQLTTIEAERLSSFTNSSNPLFIFGAVSAGFFNNPQLGLVLAVSHYLGNISVGLIMRFHGIRKERRQSKRQPRSFSLPYALRTLHRTRLKNEQPLGKLLGDAVRSSVQTLLMIGGFIILFSVMNKLLYMMHLTEQLAPLLRHLLRLAQLPEQLDIPVFSGLFEITLGSQMISQTDEAMLMEKAVATSFVLAFGGFSVQAQVASILAEANIRFQPFFIARLLHGVFAASFTYLLWKPLYIKTAGGMPTHIPAFLHAAKDSAWNEGWRLLQQYGPLLTLLFLCLYIWLVIKAVSKSRGRS; from the coding sequence GTGAAACAAAATTGGGGGGCGAAATGGAAAACCGTATTGCTCGCTTCCGCCGCCACCTTGTTTGCGTTTTCGCTCATTTGCTATCCAAAACAGTCGCTTGAAGCGTCCATTCGCGGTTTAAATATGTGGTGGGAGGTCGTCTTTCCATCGCTTTTGCCGTTTTTTATCGTCTCGGAGCTGCTCATCAGCTTCGGCGTCGTCAGCTTCCTTGGCGTCTTGCTCGAGCCGCTCATGCGCCCGTTGTTTCGCGTCCCGGGCGTCGGCGGATTCGCCTGGGCCATGGGAATGGCGTCCGGCTACCCGTCTGGAGCCAAGCTGACCGCCCGCCTGTACCAGGAAAAACAGCTGACGACGATTGAAGCCGAACGGCTCTCGTCGTTCACCAATTCATCCAACCCACTTTTTATTTTTGGAGCTGTATCAGCGGGATTTTTCAACAACCCGCAACTCGGCCTTGTGCTGGCCGTTTCCCACTATTTAGGAAACATTAGCGTTGGGCTGATCATGCGCTTTCACGGCATCCGAAAAGAACGGAGGCAATCGAAGCGGCAGCCACGCTCATTTTCGCTCCCGTATGCGCTGCGCACACTGCACCGCACGCGACTGAAAAACGAACAGCCGCTTGGCAAACTTCTTGGCGACGCCGTGCGCTCTTCTGTCCAAACACTGTTAATGATCGGCGGTTTTATTATTCTCTTTTCGGTTATGAATAAACTTCTGTATATGATGCATTTGACCGAACAGCTTGCCCCATTGCTGCGCCATCTGCTCCGCCTTGCCCAGCTGCCGGAGCAGCTTGACATCCCAGTGTTTTCCGGCTTGTTTGAAATTACACTCGGCAGCCAAATGATCAGTCAGACCGATGAGGCGATGCTGATGGAAAAAGCAGTGGCAACAAGCTTCGTCCTCGCTTTTGGCGGTTTTTCCGTCCAAGCGCAAGTCGCCAGCATTCTCGCCGAAGCGAACATCCGCTTTCAGCCGTTTTTCATCGCGCGCTTGCTGCACGGAGTGTTTGCCGCTTCCTTTACATACTTGCTTTGGAAACCGTTGTACATCAAAACAGCCGGCGGGATGCCGACCCACATCCCAGCGTTTCTTCACGCCGCAAAAGACAGCGCTTGGAATGAAGGCTGGCGGTTGCTGCAGCAATACGGGCCGCTCCTGACACTGTTGTTCCTTTGCCTTTATATATGGCTCGTCATCAAGGCGGTCAGTAAATCGCGCGGGCGCTCATAA
- a CDS encoding DUF7147 family protein, which translates to MIQRFIELGEGYSDIYELIALAKANRHRLSGFFVFHTVKKGQAVVSLAVVLHPTDPGDFQPLYICREGIPDPSVKPNKRYELFMETAKELGMDVIHLDVKPSTMFAEPDLYYQHLIGIMRMNRFIPPLQ; encoded by the coding sequence ATGATCCAACGATTTATCGAACTTGGCGAAGGATATTCCGATATATATGAGCTGATTGCATTGGCGAAGGCCAACCGCCATCGTTTGTCCGGATTCTTTGTCTTTCATACGGTGAAAAAAGGCCAGGCGGTCGTCTCCTTGGCCGTTGTCCTTCATCCGACGGATCCCGGCGATTTCCAACCACTTTACATTTGCCGTGAAGGCATTCCCGATCCGTCCGTCAAGCCAAACAAACGGTACGAACTATTTATGGAAACCGCAAAGGAACTGGGCATGGACGTCATTCACCTTGATGTTAAGCCATCGACGATGTTCGCTGAACCCGATTTATATTACCAACATTTGATCGGCATTATGCGGATGAATCGCTTCATCCCGCCGCTGCAGTAA
- a CDS encoding YlbF family regulator, whose protein sequence is MKIATLERIEILDKAEALAKMIVESDVADEYRRAFWRLKQDRRAQQLIARFVKLKERYEEVQRFGKYHPDYRDVMKEVREAKRELDLHETVAAFKEAEKAMQELLDEISVLIGKAVSEHVKVPTGNPYFLSAGCSGGCGAGGSCGCRT, encoded by the coding sequence GTGAAGATTGCGACTCTCGAGCGCATCGAGATTTTAGATAAAGCAGAAGCGTTGGCCAAAATGATTGTCGAGTCGGACGTGGCGGACGAATACCGCCGCGCCTTTTGGCGGCTGAAGCAAGACCGCCGCGCCCAGCAGCTGATCGCTCGCTTTGTCAAGCTGAAGGAGCGCTACGAAGAAGTGCAGCGCTTCGGAAAATACCATCCTGATTACCGCGACGTGATGAAAGAAGTGCGCGAAGCGAAGCGGGAGCTCGATTTGCATGAGACGGTCGCCGCCTTTAAGGAGGCGGAGAAGGCGATGCAAGAGTTGCTTGATGAGATCAGCGTGCTGATCGGCAAAGCGGTGTCCGAACATGTGAAAGTGCCGACCGGAAATCCGTACTTTTTGTCGGCGGGCTGTTCCGGTGGCTGCGGGGCGGGCGGAAGCTGCGGCTGCCGCACATAA
- the coaD gene encoding pantetheine-phosphate adenylyltransferase: MASIAVCPGSFDPVTYGHLDIIKRGAKVFDQVYVAVLNNSSKKPLFTVEERIELLREVTRTLPNVHVEAFHGLLVDYARSKKANAILRGLRAVSDFEYEMQITSMNRVLDENIETFFMMTNSQYAFLSSSIVKEVAKYNGDISELVPPVVEQALKRKFASTAAD, encoded by the coding sequence ATGGCGAGCATTGCGGTTTGCCCCGGGAGCTTTGACCCTGTGACGTACGGGCATTTGGATATTATTAAACGAGGGGCGAAAGTGTTTGATCAAGTGTATGTGGCGGTGTTGAACAACTCGTCGAAAAAGCCGCTGTTTACTGTCGAGGAGCGGATCGAGCTGCTTCGTGAGGTGACGCGGACGCTTCCGAACGTCCATGTCGAAGCGTTTCACGGCCTGCTTGTTGATTACGCCCGCAGCAAAAAAGCGAATGCCATTTTGCGCGGCTTGCGCGCTGTGTCCGATTTCGAATACGAAATGCAAATTACGTCGATGAACCGCGTTCTTGATGAAAACATTGAAACGTTTTTTATGATGACGAACAGCCAGTATGCGTTTTTAAGCTCGAGCATCGTCAAAGAAGTGGCGAAATACAACGGCGATATTTCCGAGCTCGTGCCCCCGGTTGTTGAGCAGGCGCTGAAGCGGAAATTTGCGTCCACGGCCGCTGATTGA
- a CDS encoding Asp23/Gls24 family envelope stress response protein gives MNTFRYRKRSAVEATLLTIVMMCVRGQTEVALDDCEVFITVAQGGRCRVTVKMSIRYGAPVMEVCRQLQQHIAEEIAAMTPYVAEAVDIVVKRLVMPEKNA, from the coding sequence GTGAACACGTTTCGCTATCGGAAACGGAGCGCCGTAGAGGCGACGCTATTGACAATTGTCATGATGTGTGTGCGCGGCCAGACGGAGGTCGCCCTTGACGATTGTGAGGTGTTCATCACCGTTGCTCAAGGCGGGCGGTGCCGCGTCACGGTAAAGATGTCCATTCGATATGGGGCGCCGGTGATGGAAGTTTGCCGCCAGCTGCAACAGCATATTGCCGAGGAGATCGCCGCGATGACGCCATATGTCGCCGAGGCGGTCGACATTGTTGTCAAACGGCTTGTCATGCCGGAAAAAAACGCATGA
- the ylbD gene encoding YlbD family protein, whose protein sequence is MVKPLHPSVEQFKQFVKKHPKIIQEVRSGKKTWKQVYEDWYLFGEDDDIWEPYRETNGAAKEEEKGTNKWLDKLASMLGQIDATDVQKHLANVQQAIAAIQSILSEFQGAGQEQRNKEAHPFSFRKD, encoded by the coding sequence ATGGTCAAGCCTCTGCATCCTTCCGTTGAACAGTTTAAACAGTTTGTGAAAAAACATCCAAAAATCATCCAAGAGGTGCGCAGTGGCAAAAAGACGTGGAAACAAGTGTATGAGGATTGGTATTTGTTCGGGGAAGACGATGACATATGGGAGCCGTATCGGGAAACAAACGGTGCGGCAAAAGAGGAGGAAAAAGGAACGAACAAATGGCTCGATAAGCTCGCGTCTATGCTTGGACAGATCGATGCAACCGATGTGCAAAAACATTTGGCGAACGTCCAGCAGGCGATCGCGGCGATCCAAAGCATTCTTTCCGAATTTCAAGGGGCCGGTCAAGAACAAAGAAACAAAGAAGCGCATCCGTTTTCGTTCCGCAAAGATTAA
- a CDS encoding YlbE-like family protein — protein MRKDVWQYVQGTPMLRAFLREQPRWYRLLARRPHELSTFQLAALRHYELTIPDKVERISQSLQMASLMWQMFKAMRD, from the coding sequence ATGAGGAAAGATGTATGGCAATATGTACAAGGAACACCGATGTTGCGCGCGTTTTTGCGCGAACAGCCGCGCTGGTACCGGCTCCTTGCCCGCCGTCCGCATGAACTGTCGACGTTCCAATTGGCCGCCTTGCGCCACTATGAGCTGACGATCCCTGACAAAGTGGAAAGAATCTCCCAATCGTTGCAAATGGCGTCGCTTATGTGGCAAATGTTTAAAGCCATGCGCGACTAA
- the rsmD gene encoding 16S rRNA (guanine(966)-N(2))-methyltransferase RsmD, with translation MRVISGTCKGRRLQAVPGMSTRPTTDKVKEAIFNMIGPYFSGGNGLDLFAGSGGLGIEALSRGIERVIFVDQDRKAVQTVRKNVAACGLEKRAEIYCNDAERALKAVAKRGLRFAVIFLDPPYKEKQWPTLLSSIAGRQLLEPHGVVVAEHSAEAELPEEVGGLTRWKRETYGITGVTIYRWEGDGSDGEHCGLPREL, from the coding sequence ATGAGAGTCATTTCCGGGACATGCAAAGGACGGCGTCTGCAAGCGGTTCCAGGGATGTCGACGCGGCCGACGACCGATAAAGTCAAAGAAGCGATATTTAATATGATCGGGCCATATTTCTCAGGCGGCAACGGTCTTGATTTGTTTGCTGGCAGCGGCGGCTTGGGCATCGAGGCGCTCAGCCGAGGAATCGAGCGCGTCATTTTCGTCGATCAAGACAGGAAAGCGGTGCAGACGGTCCGAAAAAACGTGGCGGCCTGCGGGCTTGAGAAGCGGGCGGAAATTTACTGCAACGACGCCGAGCGGGCGCTGAAGGCGGTAGCGAAGCGCGGCCTCCGCTTTGCGGTTATTTTCCTTGATCCGCCGTACAAAGAGAAACAGTGGCCGACGTTGCTGTCGTCGATCGCCGGGCGTCAGTTGCTGGAACCGCACGGCGTCGTCGTCGCTGAACACTCGGCGGAGGCGGAGCTGCCGGAGGAGGTCGGCGGCCTGACACGATGGAAGCGGGAAACATACGGTATCACCGGTGTGACGATTTATAGATGGGAAGGGGATGGAAGCGATGGCGAGCATTGCGGTTTGCCCCGGGAGCTTTGA
- a CDS encoding CBS domain-containing protein: MQTVRDVMSTDVQYCTPLDNLYEAAVKMRDFNVGAIPIVDDGRLVGMITDRDIVVRGMAEKRPGSTAVTEVMSRDLVTLSPDDSVQKAADMMARHQIRRLPVVENGRLVGIISLGDLATNRYSDERAGRALSEISEQDAIH, translated from the coding sequence ATGCAAACGGTACGGGACGTCATGTCAACGGATGTGCAATATTGCACCCCCCTTGACAATCTCTACGAAGCGGCGGTAAAAATGCGCGATTTCAACGTCGGGGCGATTCCGATTGTCGATGACGGCCGCCTTGTCGGAATGATTACCGACCGCGATATTGTCGTGCGCGGCATGGCTGAAAAACGTCCTGGTTCGACTGCGGTGACGGAAGTGATGAGCCGCGATCTCGTCACGCTTTCTCCGGACGATTCGGTGCAAAAGGCAGCAGATATGATGGCACGTCACCAAATTCGCCGCCTCCCGGTCGTAGAAAACGGGCGTTTGGTCGGCATCATCTCGCTCGGCGATTTGGCGACGAACCGCTATTCTGATGAACGCGCGGGTCGTGCGTTAAGCGAGATTTCCGAACAAGACGCCATCCATTGA
- a CDS encoding CAP domain-containing protein gives MKWFFLFLFFLIGLYYFVPSPPPPSPPEQPETNRYMLKEPKATAGIVALIGQSAQEAKKLFGAPDRIDPSAYGYDWWVYSRRPESYVQIGILRGRVVTALVGGEKVNVEPFAVGQRLQTIFQTMPVLSNIEIKLGNGTYRFELSEQDYSSRPVVKVGSVYAQLYVDRFTGEVAAIRLMDAETFVKLRPYELVYRGSLPAAAPLSEEKRQAVDAANAKQIFDWTNLIRRRHGLSSLMWDDKAAAAAEKHSRDMHDHQFFSHESPQYGDLSRRLGALHIPFQLAGENIAAHQVDGVEATIGWLNSQNHRKIMLNEEFTRLGVGVYADYYTQNFFTPL, from the coding sequence GTGAAATGGTTTTTCCTTTTTTTGTTTTTCTTGATTGGATTGTATTATTTTGTGCCGAGTCCGCCGCCCCCGAGCCCCCCGGAGCAGCCAGAGACGAATCGATACATGTTGAAAGAGCCGAAGGCGACGGCCGGCATCGTTGCGTTGATCGGGCAATCGGCGCAAGAGGCGAAAAAACTGTTTGGCGCCCCAGACCGAATCGACCCGTCAGCTTACGGATATGACTGGTGGGTGTACAGCCGTCGACCCGAGTCGTACGTGCAGATTGGCATCTTGCGCGGTCGCGTCGTCACCGCCCTTGTCGGCGGAGAGAAGGTGAACGTTGAACCGTTTGCGGTCGGCCAGCGGTTGCAGACGATTTTTCAAACGATGCCGGTGCTATCGAACATTGAGATTAAGCTAGGCAACGGGACATACCGGTTTGAGCTGTCTGAACAAGATTACTCATCAAGGCCGGTTGTCAAAGTTGGCAGCGTCTACGCTCAGCTGTATGTTGACCGCTTTACCGGCGAGGTGGCGGCGATCCGCCTGATGGATGCAGAAACGTTCGTCAAGTTGCGGCCGTACGAGCTCGTTTACCGCGGCAGCCTGCCGGCGGCCGCGCCGCTGTCGGAAGAAAAGCGACAGGCTGTTGATGCGGCCAACGCGAAGCAAATTTTTGACTGGACGAATTTGATCCGCCGTCGCCATGGGCTTTCCTCTCTCATGTGGGATGACAAGGCCGCTGCCGCTGCGGAAAAACATAGCCGAGATATGCATGATCACCAGTTTTTCTCCCACGAGTCGCCGCAGTATGGCGATTTATCGAGGCGGCTTGGCGCGCTTCACATTCCGTTCCAGCTTGCCGGGGAAAATATCGCCGCCCATCAAGTCGATGGCGTTGAGGCGACCATCGGATGGCTGAACAGCCAAAACCATCGGAAAATTATGTTGAACGAAGAGTTCACCCGCTTGGGCGTTGGCGTCTACGCCGATTACTATACGCAAAACTTCTTTACGCCGCTCTAA